The Waddliaceae bacterium DNA window ACATCAGGAGCATATTGGCATGGCGATTCCGACAATGAAATGCTTACAAGGATCTATGGCATCACCTTCCCCGACAAAAAAGCTCTAAAAGCATACATCACCATGCTCGAAGAGGCAAAAAAACGTGACCATAAAGTCTTGGGGCCTAAACTCGGGCTCTTCTCACTACACGAAGAAGCACCAGGAATGCCGATAATACACCCAAAAGGACTGCGCGTCTGGGATAAACTCATAGGCTTTATGCGTGAACTTCACGATAAATCAGGGTATGTCGAAATTAAAACGCCCATCCTTATGACAAAAGAACTGTGGGAAACATCAGGACATTGGTTCCACTACAAAGAAAATATGTACACCACCTCTATCGAAAAACGCGACTTCGCCATAAAACCTATGAACTGTCCGGGATGCATGCTCTATTATAAAGCTGCTTTACATAGCTACCGCGAATTTCCTCTAAGAATCGCAGAGTTCGGCAACGTCCATAGAAACGAAGCATCAGGAGCTATCTCCGGACTCCTACGCGTCCGTAGCTTCCACCAAGATGACGCCCATGTTTTCTTAGAATACAAAGACCTCGAAGATGAGATTCTCAATATCCTCGACCTCGCCGATAAGATTTACACCGCCTTCGGCCTGTCGTATTCCTTAGAGCTTTCAACGCGCCCTGAAAAAAACACCATCGGCACCGATGAAGAGTGGGAGCTCTCTACACAAGGCCTCTACAATGCTATAGAAAAGTGCGGCAAAGAATACCAGGTCAACGAAGGCGACGGTGCCTTTTACGGCCCCAAGATCGACCTTCATATTAGCGACGCCATCGGACGCCGCTGGCAATGCGGAACTATACAGGTCGACATGTCTTTGCCAGAAAAATTCGACCTTACTTTTACAGCTTCCGACGGCAGCAGAAAACGTCCTGTCCTTATACATCGCGCACTCTTCGGCTCTATAGAGCGCTTTTTCGGTGTCATTATAGAACATTTCGCAGGAAGGTTCCCATTATGGCTTTCTCCTCACCATGTACGTATCGTCGCCGTCGCCGATAGACACGTCCCATATGCTAAAGAATGTGCCGATGCAATACAGGCTGCTGGCTTCATCTGTGATGTCGACGACTCTCACGACTCCGTCAGCAAAAAAATCCGCCAGGCACAGCTCGAGCAGATAAACTACATAATGACCATCGGCGACAAAGAAGTCGAAAATACAACTATTGCTCTAAGGACGCGTAACAATATCGTAGTCGGCGAAGTGCCTCTCTGTGACTTCATTGAAAACATCTCTAAAGAAAAAGATGAACGAACATTAACCTCCCATTACGAAGAAAAATAAAAAAAGAGGAAGATATTATGAAAACAATCGCTGTTACAAGCTTCAAAGGCGGCACTGCAAAAACATCGACAGCATTACATGTCGGAGCAGCGCTATCACGATTTCATAATAGCTCCGTCCTCCTAATAGACTTCGACGCACAGGCCAATATGACGACGGGCTTGGGATTCAACCCCGACGAGCAGGAAAGCATGGTCCCTGTTTTACAGGGTCAATCTTCTATCAAGGACGTCATACAAAAAACATGTATCAACAACCTCGACCTCATCCCTGGCGATACGTGGCTCGAGCGCGTAGAAGTGACCGACGCCCTTGCCGCCGACAGATATTCCCACGAACGCCTTTATGATATCATCAAAGACCTAAACTATGACTACATTATCATCGACACCCCACCATCGCTATGCTGGCTTACAGAGTCTGCCCTCATCGCCGCCGACTATTCCCTCATCTGCGCAACACCAGAATTCTATAGCATCAAAGGTCTCGAACGCCTAGCCTCGTTCACCAATAGCATCGCTGAACGACACCCTCTTAAAATCGCTGGCGTCGCCCTCTCATTTTGGAACCACCGAGGAAAAAGCAACCAAGACTTCTTAGAAGTTATAGAAAACGCCTTCCCAGGGAAGATTTTCAACACGAAGATACGCCGCGACATCGCTGTCTCCGAAGCGTCGATCTTCGGAAAGCCTCTCTTCGAGACGGCACCAAAAAGCCGTGCCTCTGACGACTACAAAAACCTCACCGAAGAAATTGTACTGCATATAGAACGCCTTGGATAATATCTAAAAAATGTAAAGCTTATCTATTGCTTTTTAATGCCGCGATCGAAAACAATGCGGTATAATTTTTTTATATAAACCAGGCATTACCATGCAAGAACAACCTATGGGGTATGTTATGAGCAAGATAAATTTACTTCTTCGTAGACGTCTACAATCAGAAAAGAAAGACACTAAAGCTGCAGCGATTCCCGACCGCTCTGGCGCAGGAAGCCTTGCGGTCTTCTCTAAAGCTTTCAATGTAAACGAACTCGGCGTCGAAGAGCGCAGATACATCGAAGAGATTCTAGAGAAATATTCCCCTGAAGACGACAAGCTAAACCTTACTGGTGACCTTTCTTTGCTGCTTTCTCTGACATCAGAAGTCAAAGCCATCAACAACCAGGCGGCAATACTGCACGGCGAACGCATCAAAAAAGCACAAGAGATCTTAAAAAGATACCGTGATGGAGCTTTTACGGCGTGGCTTACCGCAACATATGGCAACAGACAGACGCCGTACAATTTCTTGCAATACTATGAATTTCATCAAGAGATACCAAAAAATCTACACCAACAGCTTGAAGCTATGCCTCGCCAAGCGATATATACCCTAGCAAGCAGGTCTGGAAACTTCAAAGACAAAAAGAAGATCGTAAAAAATTACGACGGCGAAACAAAGATGGAGCTTATCAGCCATATCAGAGAAAAATTTCCTCTGTCAAGCAGTGACAAGCGTAAATCAAATACCGGCGACCAGACAATAAAAACGTTAAGCGCCATACATACTATGATACATAAAAATAAGCGCTCTTTATCTAAAGCACATAAAGAAGAGATTAGAGATATTCTTAAACAAATCGAAGATATTCTTTAAACGCCGTTTTTTTTGTTGTAAAAAATAAATTTTCACCATACTATAAAAATTATTTAACCCAGCTATAACCTTAGGAGGTTTTATGCGCTTACGTACATTATTCTGTTCCTTGTTCTGTGGAACCTTACTTGTTGCCTTTGGCACAGTAAAAGCAGAGCCTTTAGATAAATTAGAAAAGAAAGTTGAAGACCTCGCTGCTGAAATCTCTATGATGAAAGGCGACACCGGTGAAGAAACTCCTTTTGATGTAACCGTTTCCGGTTCTGTCAACATGGGCGTTTTAGTCATCGATGACAATTGTCCTTCAGGCACCGACCACCAAGAAGTTTTCATCGTCGACAACGACAATGCCGCTACACGTCTTCGTGTAGATGCCACAAAAAGCTATAACGACGACCTAACAGTCGGCGCTACCGTAGAATTGCAATATGAAGTGAACTCTACTGGTGATATAGCACAAAGTCAGTCTGCTCTTGCTGGTAATGATTACCTAACCCGTAGATTTATAGAAGTCTTCTTCGAAAGTGAAAAATTCGGAACAGCTTTTGTAGGCTTCGGAAGCACAGCATCTGACGGCTCTACTGAGAATGACTTCTCAGAAACTTGGGTCGCTGCATGTTCAGCTGTTGACAGCATCGCTGGCGGACTTATTCTGCGAGATAAGAGCGATGGGGCATTAACAACAGGTGGTGCTCTTCTTCATGTTTATGATGTCTTTATGGGTCTCGATGGCCTAGACCGTGACATGCGAGTTCGTTACGACTCTCCTTCATACTACAATGTTAATGCTGCTGTTTCCGTCCTCGATGGCGGCGACTGGGATGCTGCATTGATGTATAGCGGAGATGTAAAAGACTTCTCTATAGATGCTACTGTTGCTTATGCTAACGCACGACAAGTCGACGGCCACCATCAAATAAGTGGTTCTGCTGCTACGATCCATAACCCTACAGGCTTAAACCTTGCTGTAGCAGGGGCAACACGTCAGCTAGAAGACGCTGCTAGAAACAACCTTTACTACTACTATGTAAAGCTTGGTCTCATAAGAGACTTCTTCGAAGTTGGCTCTACGGCTATAAGCGTAGACGCTTACAACGGTTTTGAGATGTCTTCCAACGATGACAAGTCAACGACATATAGTCTTGCTCTTGTACAGTCTGTTGATAAGATCAACACACAGTTCTATATCACTGGAAGAAACCACAAATACACAGACGCTACTTCTACTGAATATGAAAAAATCAACGCAGTCCTTCTCGGCGCTCGCGTCATATTCTAGAGTTCGTAGAATAGAAAACAAAAAAAAAGCACGCCTCTAAAAAGGCGTGCTTTTTTTATGCCATAACTTTGTTAGGTTTATATCACATCAGACTTTTCAAGAGCCTCACGGATATTCTCTTTGGCATTGTCGCTCGACTCAATAAGAGGGAGGCGCACAGCGTCGTCACAAAGGCAGCAAAGCTTCATTGCATACTTTATCCCTTGAGGATTGTTTTCGGCGACTACAGCCTTACACAGATGCCGATAACGATATACTTCGCGTAATGCCTCTTCTTTATCACCAGAACAATATTCCTTAACCATGTTTGCCCATGCTTTGGGAATGACGTTGGCGATAACGGAAATAACCCCTACAGCACCTACAGCAATGAATGGTATCGTAAGGTTGTCGTCTCCAGAAAGTATTGTAATATCACTTTCGTTCTTAATATCCATGACAATCCCTACGTCACCACAAGCCTCTTTAACAGCAACGACCTCTGGAAGAGCGCTCAGCGTCGCTATCGTCGACGGCAAAAGCTTCGTTCCTGTTCTACCTTGATGGTTGTAAAGGACAATAGGCAGCCCCACCTTCGCCACTTCGGAGAAATGGGCTATACATCCCTGTTGTGTAGGTTTATTATAGTACGGTGAAATAACAAGGGCGGCGTCAGCGCCACATTCTTTCGCATACTCCGTCATGGCAACAGCATGGCGTGTGTCA harbors:
- the thrS gene encoding threonine--tRNA ligase; translated protein: TSGAYWHGDSDNEMLTRIYGITFPDKKALKAYITMLEEAKKRDHKVLGPKLGLFSLHEEAPGMPIIHPKGLRVWDKLIGFMRELHDKSGYVEIKTPILMTKELWETSGHWFHYKENMYTTSIEKRDFAIKPMNCPGCMLYYKAALHSYREFPLRIAEFGNVHRNEASGAISGLLRVRSFHQDDAHVFLEYKDLEDEILNILDLADKIYTAFGLSYSLELSTRPEKNTIGTDEEWELSTQGLYNAIEKCGKEYQVNEGDGAFYGPKIDLHISDAIGRRWQCGTIQVDMSLPEKFDLTFTASDGSRKRPVLIHRALFGSIERFFGVIIEHFAGRFPLWLSPHHVRIVAVADRHVPYAKECADAIQAAGFICDVDDSHDSVSKKIRQAQLEQINYIMTIGDKEVENTTIALRTRNNIVVGEVPLCDFIENISKEKDERTLTSHYEEK
- a CDS encoding ParA family protein gives rise to the protein MKTIAVTSFKGGTAKTSTALHVGAALSRFHNSSVLLIDFDAQANMTTGLGFNPDEQESMVPVLQGQSSIKDVIQKTCINNLDLIPGDTWLERVEVTDALAADRYSHERLYDIIKDLNYDYIIIDTPPSLCWLTESALIAADYSLICATPEFYSIKGLERLASFTNSIAERHPLKIAGVALSFWNHRGKSNQDFLEVIENAFPGKIFNTKIRRDIAVSEASIFGKPLFETAPKSRASDDYKNLTEEIVLHIERLG
- a CDS encoding CT583 family protein, whose product is MSKINLLLRRRLQSEKKDTKAAAIPDRSGAGSLAVFSKAFNVNELGVEERRYIEEILEKYSPEDDKLNLTGDLSLLLSLTSEVKAINNQAAILHGERIKKAQEILKRYRDGAFTAWLTATYGNRQTPYNFLQYYEFHQEIPKNLHQQLEAMPRQAIYTLASRSGNFKDKKKIVKNYDGETKMELISHIREKFPLSSSDKRKSNTGDQTIKTLSAIHTMIHKNKRSLSKAHKEEIRDILKQIEDIL
- a CDS encoding 4-hydroxy-tetrahydrodipicolinate synthase; this translates as MFSGSIVALVTPFTKEGEVDYAKIKELVEWHIAEGTNGIVPCGTTGESPTLSDEEQRNVIKTVVDVVNGRVPVIAGTGSYDTRHAVAMTEYAKECGADAALVISPYYNKPTQQGCIAHFSEVAKVGLPIVLYNHQGRTGTKLLPSTIATLSALPEVVAVKEACGDVGIVMDIKNESDITILSGDDNLTIPFIAVGAVGVISVIANVIPKAWANMVKEYCSGDKEEALREVYRYRHLCKAVVAENNPQGIKYAMKLCCLCDDAVRLPLIESSDNAKENIREALEKSDVI